From Topomyia yanbarensis strain Yona2022 unplaced genomic scaffold, ASM3024719v1 HiC_scaffold_44, whole genome shotgun sequence, one genomic window encodes:
- the LOC131695562 gene encoding uncharacterized protein LOC131695562, whose translation MPASWKEALVIPIRKRCQENRTPDDFGRISLLYCFAKTIERMVNRQLIELQEEQKLLDPRHYAFRRGAGTGAYLTSFGDQSVTYDLNADIAILDVAKAYNTVWRHGVVQQLANCGITGHMDRFLHDYLSNRAFRVGIGGAQSVAFPEANGVPQGSVLAVTLFRWP comes from the coding sequence ATGCCCGCTTCATGGAAGGAAGCCCTAGTAATCCCCATCCGAAAGCGATGTCAGGAGAACAGAACGCCAGATGATTTCGGCAGAATCAGTTTACTTTACTGCTTTGCCAAGACGATAGAGCGAATGGTCAACAGACAGCTGATAGAGCTACAGGAGGAGCAAAAACTTCTGGATCCTCGCCACTACGCGTTCCGACGTGGAGCAGGAACCGGTGCCTACCTCACCAGCTTCGGAGACCAATCTGTAACCTACGACCTGAACGCCGACATCGCGATACTCGACGTTGCAAAGGCATATAATACCGTGTGGCGTCATGGAGTAGTGCAACAGCTGGCCAACTGCGGGATCACCGGACACATGGACCGCTTCCTACACGACTACCTATCCAACCGTGCATTTCGCGTAGGAATCGGGGGTGCTCAATCTGTCGCCTTTCCGGAGGCCAACGGCGTCCCTCAGGGATCCGTTCTCGCTGTAACACTGTTCCGGTGGCCATGA